CCCCATTGTAAGACTAACAGGAGGAAATGTTTTTTGCTGTAGCCATTAGACTGGTCAATGAACTAAGAAAAACATGAGCTCTGCCCTGCACCAGCTAAGCACTTAACCCAGACATAAACACATAATGTATTGTTTGAACTTCTATAAAATAAAATAGcattcttcaaatcaaatcaaattttatttgtcacatacacatggttagcagatgttaatgcgagtgtagcgaaatgcttgtgctgctagttccgacaatgcagtgataaccaacaagtaatctaactaacaattccaaaactactgtcttatacacagtgtaaggggataaggaatatgtacataaggatatatgaatgagtgatggtacagagcagcatacagtagatggtatcgagtacagtatatacatatgagatgagtatgtagacaaagtaaacaaagtggcatagttaaagtggctagtgatacatgtattacataaggatgcagtcgatgatgtagagtacagtatatacgtatgcatatgagatgaataatgtagggtaagtaacattatataaggtagcattgtttaaagtggctagtgatatatttacatcatttcccatcaattcccattattaaagtggctggagttgggtcagtgtcaatgacagtgtgttggcagcagccactcaatgttagtggtggctgtttaacagtctgatggccttgagatagaagctgtttttcagtctctcggtcccagctttgatgcacctgtactgacctcgcctcttTACAGTTATTATACAATATTGAAGTATATTCTCCATGGAAATCCAGCAAAACATTTTTGCATGGAAACCAAATGTATGGAAATGGAGATTAATTTGCGTTATTGATAACGTATCATAAAGTCAACAGTCATACACATTGGAGCCCAAGACAGAAAGACCCGGACGCTCTGGGAGAGAGTCGTAGCTTTTCCTGATAACATCTCGACAGCGATAAAAACTATTTTATTGTGTTGACATTCTTCTTTTCTCTATTTTCACCTCAATGTTTAGATGCCAATTGTCCACCTCTTCTCTGTTTATTTACTGCTAAAAGTAATCCATGTAACAATTGAGCTATACTTTAGATTTCTTAGATAGCTATTTCaattctgctctctctcactaACTTTAGAGCCATGGAGTAGAGACAATTTATCTACAAGTTGATTGGTAAGTCTCGTCATTATTTTATTTTCACAAACAGTGACTTGACCTCCACTAtttcgtctgtcggactgctcgatggtgaagcgtgattcatcactccagagaacacatttccactactccagagtccaatggcggtgagctttacaccaccccagccgacgcttggcattgcacgttgggatcttaggcttgtggctgcacggccatggaaacccatttcatgaagctcccgatgaacagttcttgtgctgacattgcttccaaaggcagtttggaacttggtagtgagtgttgcaagcgtggacagacaatttttacgcgcTGCGTGCAGTAGtctgcttcagcactcagcggtcctgttctgtgaacttgtgtggcctaccatctcgcggctgagccgttgttgctcctagatgtttccacttcacaataacagcacttacagttgatcaGGGCAgccctagcagggcagaaatttgacgaactgactatGCTACGTTGAAAgtgactgagctcttcagtaaggccattgtactggcagtgtttgtctatggagattgcatggctatgtgctcgattttatacacctgtcagtaataggtgttgctgaaatagttgaatccactaatttgaaggggtgtccgtatacttttgtaaatatagtgtatatagtaaaGTTGCAATAGCCTGCCGGTCCATtatgacatacagtggggagaacaagcatttgatacactgacgattttgcaggttttcctacttacaaagcaggtctgtaattttttatcataggtagaaattacagacctctacatgctttgtaagtagggaaaacctgcaaaatcgacagtgtatcaaatacttgctctccccactgtatgttcaCGCTTTTGGAGATATGAGACTTGCTATATGTTGTATGTTATAATAGGCCAGTGGACTATTGCAGCTGTGAACTTTGAATTGAGCTTTACTTAATCAAATaacccctcttcctcctgtttcAAATAACTCATCTCCAATACTGTTATTTCATGCTGTGTCTGAAACTGAAATCTATGAATGTTTTAACATCTGTACTTCCTGTATGTGTTTGtacttcctgtgtgtgtctctggcccACAGGTGCTGAGACAGGGGTGAAAAGAGTGAATTCCTACAGCACCGACAGAGACAAAAAGCCAAAAGGCCATAGTTAGGTCCTGTGCCTTTTTTTCAGCAGGCTGTACTCTGATTTGAGATCAGTGCACAGTTGCGTGCTTAACTTTTCAGCAGGCTGTACTCTGATTTGAGATCAGTGCACAGTTGCGTGCTTAACTTTTCAGCGCATGTCTGGTGTTGACATGGATAATCTATGCCAAAGTTCTAGTTGCATGTGATTATGTTATCTGTGAATCAGGTCATTAGTGAATACTGTGTATGCTTTTTAAATAAAGTGAGTTATACTATTTTAATTATTAATTACATCAATAGATTAAGCCAGTAGAagttaattgtattttttgttAATGGAGAAACTCATTGTTGAGGAATGTGTTTGCTTCTTAAATTGCTTTAAAAACAATTGCTTGTAATATTGTATGTTTTTATTACATTGTATGCTTGAATTTTGTCCACTGTATCAATTGTGTTCATGCAGTGCTCCCTTGAacaagagaccttggtctcaatgggactctCTGCTAAAATAATGGTTcaataaatgtaataaaaaataaaacacaatttAGATATTTCTAAAGACTTTAGTCCCAAATGATTATTTTTGCACATTAAAGAAATCACTCAATGAATGATGTAGCAGCCCAAAGTTGACCAGTGCAATTAGCCTACTTTCATTGAACTATATGTCATAAGATAAAGAAATAAAATGCCCTGGCAATAAAACACTATGGGTCATTCTTTCATACCATATCTATGGAACGAAAGGTCAAACATAGCAAATGTTAGAGCATTAATACAATGTGAGTGACCTACATAGAGCAGTAATCAACACGTTATGACAAAGCCATCCTCTTTCATGGAGAATAAGTTGGATGTGAGCCGCCAGACCCAAGGCTTCACGTTTGTTAAATCTTCATCTACTCTGTTTACCAAACCAAGTCTGACTCAAATGGGTCACATACCATCAGTAATGACATATCTCATTGTCCTCATACCATGCaggtacaagtgtgtgtgtgtgtgtgtgtgtgcgtgtttgcgaCAGAGAGAGTTAGTTCACAGTCCTGCTGGCAGTGAATTATTTTGAATAAGAGCTATGTTCTGACTCATCACTGAAGTATTTTATGGTTAATGTGTCTTAATATGCTGTAACTTAGATGGGAGGACCTGTGTTTTATTCCCAGGCTTATATCAGTCCTTAGTAGTCATATATCATTGTCTTACCCAACTTAGTTGAGGTAGGTAATGCTCTTATTGTAGCTCTGCATAACTAAATAACTTGaatgtaaatacatttttgcTTGTATATTTCATGCATTCAATTGGGGGAGATTAAAAATGGAAGTAAATGGTATCCACATCAATATCCTAAATACAGACCATCTATTCTAAAACTCCCCCACATGATTGGAGAAGTAATCTCAGCCAACCAATCACTGCCCATAGGGTGGTTCTGACAagctacagtgagctccaaaagtattgggacacattttttgttgttttggctttgtactccagcactttggatttgaaatgatacaatcaCTATAAGAACAGAATATATTTCTAAACACTTTTACATGAATGTGCATGCTACGATGATTACGgctaatcctgaatgaatcgtgaataatgatgtgagaaagttacagacacaaaaatatgatatttgtgcatctgtactttttcactcatcattattcacgatttattcaggattatccgtaatcattgTAGCATCTACATTAATgttgaagtgtttagaaacatattctattcttatttacaataaaagttacTCCAAAAtgatacaatacattatttaccattcatttctgttGGGCACAAAattatctgaaacacaaccaaaacaaacagcaaatgcatccaaccagTTTGTAGAGctactaggaatatgggaccaaatactaaacttttgattactttaatacacatataagtgaatttgtcccaatacctttggtcccctaaaatgtggGCCCTATGttcaaaaagtgctgtaatttctaaacggttcacccgatattgatgaaaataccctcaaattaatattgacagtctgcactttaaccttgCAGTCATTGtaccatttcaaatccaaagtgctggagtacagagcccaaacaacaaaaaatgtgtcactgtcccaatacttttggagctcactgtatacagtatgtatattgtTTGTACATTTGGTTGTTTATTGGTTGTATATTGCTTGGTTGTATTAGTCAGGGTTTCAAGAGGGGCTTTCTTGCCTGCGTAGTGGTGTGACAGACCATTACAGGAAGCCTCATAAAACCATGCTGTCtcagcagagagaggggtggatgttGGAGTGTTCAACCGAAACAATGGCCAACTCACTCTGATCCTCATCTACCACAGCCACATGATTCAGTCACCAACTCACCCCAGTCACCAACTCACCCCAGTCACCAACTCACCCCAGTCACCAACTCACCCCAGTCACCAACTCACCCCAGTCACCAAGAGCCACATTCTTTAATAGATTCAATAACAAAACCAAATCAATCAAAACaaaacaacacaatgatacaagGCAtccttcatcattatcatccagTGCTAACCGTAACACAATTCTCCATCAACTATCCTCTCTAAAACTATGAATACAAAATCAACAAATGGAGAGAAAAAACCTTTAGGGAAAAAATACACAGTGAGGTATGTCATGAAATAAATAAGAACTTTATACTATATGGCCTGTCTCCGGCCTTGGAACAGTATTTGTTAAAGGAGGCCCACTTTAAGGACACACTCCATAAATTCTCTTTTCCCTGTGGCAAAAACATGAAATACAAACATAATTAACTTAAAACAAAACATCAGTGTGTTCCTGTTCCTCTTCGTTTTTGGTTGTCATACTTGTGGTTTGCATACCAGATTGTCACCTTCAGAAAAGTGTCAGGGTGCACTTTTTAACGGTGATCGAAGTTACAGATGATGCCTTTAACTCGTAGATCCAGTGCAACAGGATAGTCGGAGTTTCAGAGATACCAGAGAGAGTGTCtaggttaggggttggggtccAATCTATTTTCCTTCATAGTAAATGTGTCAAGCGATACTGATTGTTTTTCTATCACAaatgttctctccttcctccaccacatcctcctttctgtccccttcctcctctcctcattctctctcagaAGTCCATGGACATCGATCTCTGCTGAGACATCTCACAGATGGATCTCATGCTCATCCCTCTGCGTACATACACATCACActtccctccttccacctcttcttcttcctcctcttccatcaCCCTATCCTCCCTCCCCCTTACCCGGTCCACCAGGCCCTCGCCTCCCACCAGTCCTACCTGTTTCATACTAGGCCAGCTCTTCTTCCTCAGGCTGCTGTTGACGCCTCTCAGAGAGGGTAGGGAGCCTGGCTGACCCTGGGTGAACTCGCACCGGAAGGGAGGAAGCTCCATGGATCCTATGCCCACAGAGGAAGCACGTCGGCTGGGGTTGGCGGAGGCCTGGGAGCCACAGTGGTGCTCATGGATGCAGCGGGAAGTGGTGGAGGAACGTCTCAGAGCGTTGAGAGACTGGAGTTCTTCTGGTAGGTCTATGTCCGTAGACAACTCCTTAGGATGACAAAGATAATGATAACCATCTTCATACAGTGATCATCGTCATCATCCTCCTTACcaccgtcatcatcatcatcatcactactttaTAAACTAAGTGAAGTAAAGCAAAGTAAAATACATTATTAAAACATCAGTAGCATaataaactacactgaacaaaaatataaacccaacatgtagctgaaataaaaaatccaaGAAATGTTCCAAAagtacaaaaagcttatttctctcaaattttgtgcacatatttgtttacattcctcttagtgagcatttctcctttgccaatataacctgtcaagaagctgattaaacagcatgatcattgcaattggtatgctgactgcaggaatgtccaccagagcttttgaggaggagtatttctgtaattaaagcccttttgtggggaaaaactaattctcATTGGCagagcctggctccccagtgggtgggccagtgcccagtcatgaaatccatagatttaatttatttaaattgtctgatttccttatatgaactgtaactcatttttgcatgttgcgttttatattttggtTTGGTATATATCATTAAGTCTTGATGTTAAACCCACCTTCTCTCTGAGTGAGAAGAGTTCGTAGTGCGGAGGTTCAAACACTTCCTTGAAGTCCGCTCGATTGAAAAGGGCACCCTTCCGCGCCACCACCTGTTAACATACAAGGGATAGGATCCCACAAGACGCCGTATTTCTCTCGACGACCCAGACCCATGCCACTAGTAGAATAGTAAAGTGCTTCATTTTACGAATTTTGTTCATTCACACACAGACGATTGACTGTCAAACATCATTTGTAATATTTGTCAACATTTGGTTGCTACACACCTTCTTGCGTGGCTGTTTGACCTGCACCAGTATGGagatgacgaggaggaggaggacgagtcCTGTAGACACACCTATAATTGTCCCATGGGTCTTAGTAATGTGATGGAATATACCTTTTGGCTTCttctctacagagagacagagaacgagagacataGGGTTCCAAAATTCCCGTAACTTTTGCAAAATTCTTAGAAAACCTGGTGGGAggattctggatttcctgctCATTCCCTACTGATTCTGGGAATCGTCcaacaaaaatgtgtttttcctcTTGATGTGAAATATGAAGATGATGTTATGAAAATATAACACAGTATAACATAACATGTGTCTCACCTTTACAGTTGCTCTCATCCCAGGGAAAGACACAGTTCTGCACCCCGTTACACACTAGAGAGTTGTTGATGCACATGCTACTGTGACAGAAGAACATGTCGCCTGAACACGgggctgcaacacacacacacacacagcacacacacacaaatcattttttatttattcgaTATGACGAATAAGCACAGTTATGCTACACTGcatgaacaaaagtatgtggacacctgcttgtcgaacatctaattccaaaatcatgggcattcaagttcttccacacttatctcgacaaaccatttctgcatggacctcgctttgtgcacaggggcattgtctgtcatgctgaaacaggaaagggctttccccaagctgttgccacaaagttggaagcacagaatcatctagaatgtaattgtatgctgtagcgttaagatttcccttcactggaactaaggtgcctagcccgaaccatgaaaaacagccccagaccattattcctcctccaccaaactttacagttggcactatgcattgggccaGGTATAGTTCTCCTGTTCTCCtgccatccgccaaacccagatggttgagtgtgattcatcactccagaacgcgtttccactgctccagaatccaatgggGGGGGCAAGAGTTACACCACTTCAGACGATGCTTGGCATAGcagatgatcttaggcttgtgtgtggctgcttggccacggaaacccatttcatgaaacttCTAATGAacttcttgtgctgacgttgcttccagaggcggtttggaactcggtagtgagtgttgcaaccgaggacagactatttttatgcactacgtgcttcagcacccagaagtcccgttctgtgagcttgtgtggcctaccacttagtggctgagcagttgttgcttctagacattttcacttcacaataacagcccttacaCTTGACCGGGGCAGGTCTAGCAGGGCAtacattttacaaactgacttgttggaaaggtggcatcctatgacggtgccacattgaaagtcactgagctcttcagtaaggccattttactgtcaatgtttgtctatggagattgcatggctttgtTCTCGATTTTATACAAATGTCAGCAATGggagtggctgaaatagccgaatccactcatttgcaggggtgtccacatacttttgtatatatagtgtatgtaaacctataGCGTAAGAGAAAAACAAATCTGAAACAGCTATGTGAAGTCTCAGCTACAAAGAGGATACAATTATGTTACAGTTTTTTACACTCGCTTTGGTgctattttcacaagtatgtggtgaATTTTTAATGCCCCCTATTGCATGTTCAGAACGTTTGATTGTGCATTGGTTGGGGTTTCACACATCTTTCAACACTGAGTCATTCATGCAAAATCATTCATCTGTGATTCATGCAAATGTTTTCTGTGAAATACCATGAGAACATTTCATTCAGTCACCAATACATCAGATAATGATAGGCTCACCATTTAGTTATTTTAACTACCATTAAAGCCAATAGCAAAAAATACAAGATACACATTGCAAAAATTACAGTTTTGTCAAATTTGATTATAATTTGACATGCACCATACAGTGTACATATAGTACATAGGACAAATCATCAGAAATAGGGGTGTTGTTAAACAGTTGGCtactttatattttatattttgtatttttatttaacctttatttaactaggcaagtcagttaagaacaaattcttattttacaatgacggctacgGTAAAAACACGGTTTGTAAGCCCTTTctgccagtggaggctgctgaggggaggatggctcataataatgtccagaacggagcaaatggaatggtgtCACtatattccagccattattaggGGCTGTCCTCtcttcagcagcctccactgatttctACTCAATGGAACATTGTACAAGATCACCTTTTCTACGTGACTTGTCAACTAATACAGTATCACCTGTTTCTCAGCTTACAGTGTATCAATGAAATTCAGATAATGAGTGGAATATATTGTTATCCAACCCAGGTATTTCAAGAGTGCATTTTATACTACACTATAAATCAAAATGGTAACACATAGTGGAAAAATCACTATGTGCTACCATTTGTAATTATAGTGTAGTATAAAATGCACTGCTGAAATACCTGGGTTGTATAACAATATATTCCACACATTATCTGAATTTCATTGATACACCTGAGTCACATCCATATATGATTTGGTTTAACCTTCAAACATAAATTGATGCATTTATGAGGTAGAAATATAGAATTTGACCGTGTTCAGCAGTTATCAAACTATATACGTTAACTAGGCACTACATCATTTTGGCTCAGTAGTTACCAGTTTTGAGTAGTTTGATAAAGTGATAATTCATTGTATTGTTAACAAATTACAAGATAATTATATCAAAAGTAAAGTGAATATTGAATTTTGAAAAGCAGATACTTAGATTGAATATGTATCTACATTTAAAGAGTGATTTGGTGCAGTGAACAAGTGACTTTGTGAATCTTTTTGTTGTACTCAGTCAGTTGAAAATGTCCTTAGAGTTTTGAAACATCAGCCATTTCGATGATCTGTTTTGATTTTTGTGCTtaagagttgtgaaaatgtaccacatacttgCAAAAAAATCACGAAAGTGATTTTAAAAAAAGTAAGTATGAGCAATAGAAATACAGGAGAGGTACAAAGAGGTaaagtgagagagacacacagcagaTAAGGATGAGATGAAAGAGGTaaagtgagagagacacacagtagataAGGATGAGATGAAGAAAGCGGGAACGGGGAAGCGTAAGACAGATTCAGGGAAAGAGTGAGcctgtgagggacagagagaggtagaaagagtgaTAGAGAGGTAAAGTGAGTGGGTGATGGACTCATGGTAGGCCAAACAGGTGAAGAAAAGGgtgaagagaaagacagaaagagtgaTAGAGAGGTAAAGTGAGTGGGTGATAGACTCATGGTAGGCCAAACAGGTGAAGAAAGGgtgaagagaaagacagaaagagtgaTAGAGGTAAAGTGAGTGGGTGATAGAAAAGGgtgaagagaaagacagaaagaacgTGATGGACTCACGGTCTGCGAAAGACGTGAAGAGCATCCGAAAGCGGCTGAGTCTACTGCCTTCGTCGGCCCACATCCTGACCACGCCCACCCCGTTGTCAAGCATTACGTCAGTGGCCACGGTACTGCAGAACTTGGCCTGCAGCGACCGTGATGTCACAGTAAATAAACAATTCATTAAAACGATAAAACATGATGATATGACAAACTAAAAGTATGACAACAATAAACTCACTATCACATGCATCACTGCACCAGCTTTATTCCGATAAGTAGTTCATGTTGATTAGTGCTAACTCTCCTCTAGTTTTATTATGAATGTGTACAATGTGGGAATGATATGTATTACTGCATAGTAGTGAGTGAGCGAGTGAGTCAGTGAAGGAGTTCTCATTCCAACTCCTACCTTGAGGTCCTCTATGGCACTGCTGCCGTCGTACACAGCCACAAAGTTCTTCTTACACTCGTTCGAATTCTCCAGCTGATACTCCAGAAACCGCAGGTAGATCTGACCAagaaaaaagggagagagaaacagatggatggagggaggggagggagttgTTAAAGAGGGGAGATATAGATATTTAGATATAGATTGTTAGATATAGATATTTAGATATAGAGAGTTGAGACATGTCATAGAGGTGTAATAGACCTTGAAGTTGGGCGGAGCTCGTATGGTCCAGATACAGTCGACCGCCTGGTCAGGTTTGActttgtcctcctcctccacctgacCGGACCGGATCATACCATCAGCTCCACTTAGTTCAAACTGACAGTCTGACAGatagggggggaggggggagagggaaagacagggagaaagagaggtgataGGGTGGGATGAAGAAACACATATGATCTTGTTAAATCAAGTTAAATAAAGTGTTGTATTATTGTTATCTAGTTGAAGAAGTGGTTAAAGTGTTGAGGAATTACCTGGAATGGGATTTAATATTCCTCCCACGTGGAGGTGAAACTCTGGGTCTGAACATAATAAAAAAGCTGAAGTCAATGTTTGCTCCTAAGATGTGTTACCTACAGTAAAGTGCTAACTGTGGTTGAGGTAAATTACTTGCAGAAAATATGTACTGGACCCTGATGCCTAGATGTGTTATGTTGGATTGAGTTAGCCACTCCTTGCAGTAAAAGTGTGTGTTGTGGTTCATTAGCTGTGGTTCAGGTAAATTACTTGCGGTAAAGGTAAGTATAGAAGTGTATTACCTGTGTAAAAGGTGTGTTGTGGTTCATTAGCTGTGGCTTAGGTAAATTACCTGCGGTAAAGGTGTACTGGACCCTGAAGCCCAGTCCCTCCAGCTCCTCATCACTGGAGAAGCGGATCCAGATGAATCGTCCGCTGGAGAGCACCAGGCCTGGGCTGGAGGAGCCACAGAAGCGGTTGATCAGAGGAGAGAAACTGAACGGACCATCTCTCACCTCGATGTGGTCGAAACGACACTCAAAGGATGGCTCAATGTAAAAGATGTCATCAAACAGAAGCTCGATCCTCTGACGGGGCAGGgctgggaggggaaggagagtagGTGTCACTATTTGGCCAAGGTAAAAAGGCGCTCTGTGTCAAAATATGTAAGCGTTTTAAtccatgtgcgtgtgtgcgtgtgtgtgtgtgtgtgtgtgtgtgcgtgcgtgcgtgcgtgtgtgtgcgtgtgtgtgttaccttccaGTATGTAGAGGCACTCCTTGTTGGGAGGGTAGATTTTAGGGTAGTTTGGAGAGCTGAACTGCCCCCCGTTGATGTTTCTGATCCAGGTGCCACACTGTCGGGCATTCTGGGAAATCTTACCCACATTCTGAGAGTCTATGGTTGCCATGGAAAAAACAATCACACACCACATATTATTCAGGTGTAGAAACAGCTTGATTATGAGGTTACTTCTATATAATGGGGATGACTCCAAAAGCACTGTCTTAGTTTGATTTCCAAACTTGAAATTAACACACATGAATTAACGTATGTATTCCTTGAAAGACATCATATACTCAACCGATCACAACTGAGTTTCTGTGACATTTATAAAATGTGACAGAtataaaatatactgaacaaaaatataaacgcaacatgcaacaatttcaaagaatttactgagttacagtttatatacaaaatcagtccatttaaataaattcattaggtcctaatctatgaatttcacatgaatgGGGATACAGATATGTATTTATTGGCCACAGATAGCTTTAAAAAAATAGGCCTCGGGGTCTCGTCatggtatttttgtgcattcaaattgacattGATAAaaagcaattgtgttcgttgttcgTAGCTTATGCCTACCCATACCATTACCCCACCgcaaccatggggcactctgttcacaacgttgacatcagcaaaccgttcgtccacacaccgctatacacgtggtctgcggttgtgaggctggttggacgtactgtcaaaatctctaaaacgacgttggaggcggcttatgtcaaagaaatgaacattacattctttGCAACAGCTCAGGTAGACATTCTTGTAGTCAGCAGgctaattgcacgctccctcaaaacttgagacatctgtggaattgtgttatgtgacataactgcacattttagagtggcctttcattgtccctagcacaaggtgcacctgtataatgatcatgctgtttaaatcagcttcttgatatgccacacctgtcaggtggatggattatgttggcaaaaaatgctcactaacagggatgtaaacacatttgtgcctGTGAGAgaaattgcaagattatgttataatacttctgttgcatcaaatggttgttttattcgacagaatagagtattcgtatagcttttgtgtgtgtgtgttctactgaggatgggcctctgggagataacactgacagagaagatttacgatgtctttgggtgataaaaactaaagagcattccagagcatgagtttctgtttctgttctatatggtaccagggagagatggttCCAGTTTGGAGTGGAGACACTGGTCTCTATACAATGACAACTGTTGacacagcagatactgtctgctatgtattataggtatctgtcatacaaatcttaaccttgtgacccattctatacatctgttcgtcatgtaggttgaaaggggtgtatcttTCCTATGAAAGATCTCAGTAGCCTTTGTGTTGCCGCTCTCAACAGATCATTAGAAACGGTGATTCGTCGACAAGTCATTGCTATTGCAAAGCTCTCACTATTAAATatttagtttaagtataactctgacttgtgtgataagtttgtctctcctcctcatttgatagtaaagaaatgAACCACCACATGCCCAAAATt
This is a stretch of genomic DNA from Oncorhynchus nerka isolate Pitt River linkage group LG25, Oner_Uvic_2.0, whole genome shotgun sequence. It encodes these proteins:
- the neto2b gene encoding neuropilin and tolloid-like protein 2 translates to MYIFWVALFLIEEGFALAQKTKDSQNVGKISQNARQCGTWIRNINGGQFSSPNYPKIYPPNKECLYILEALPRQRIELLFDDIFYIEPSFECRFDHIEVRDGPFSFSPLINRFCGSSSPGLVLSSGRFIWIRFSSDEELEGLGFRVQYTFTADPEFHLHVGGILNPIPDCQFELSGADGMIRSGQVEEEDKVKPDQAVDCIWTIRAPPNFKIYLRFLEYQLENSNECKKNFVAVYDGSSAIEDLKAKFCSTVATDVMLDNGVGVVRMWADEGSRLSRFRMLFTSFADPPCSGDMFFCHSSMCINNSLVCNGVQNCVFPWDESNCKEKKPKGIFHHITKTHGTIIGVSTGLVLLLLVISILVQVKQPRKKVVARKGALFNRADFKEVFEPPHYELFSLREKELSTDIDLPEELQSLNALRRSSTTSRCIHEHHCGSQASANPSRRASSVGIGSMELPPFRCEFTQGQPGSLPSLRGVNSSLRKKSWPSMKQVGLVGGEGLVDRVRGREDRVMEEEEEEEVEGGKCDVYVRRGMSMRSICEMSQQRSMSMDF